A stretch of Faecalibacterium duncaniae DNA encodes these proteins:
- a CDS encoding DHH family phosphoesterase: protein MEHGMTEQLNVQQMAEKLLAADNILILCHKNPDGDTVGCGSALYYALLALEKHAAVLCADPIPGRYAFTNPRLFKGEFEPQIVVAVDVASVQLFGEGNGVPQYTRHVDLCIDHHAGNSGYAEFTLLDGSAAAAAELLYEVICAMHVEITPHIADCLYTGLSTDTGCFKFSSTKASTHITAAKLMEVGAHVEELNTLLFDTKSRERMEAERIARNHLEYHLDGRCALIYLTRDEIEQSRVDPADLEELTSLPISIEGVKVGLTLRQQPGGSYRISVRTAKGVDACAIARRLGGGGHTRAAGCELLGNLDNAKSAILSEVEAVLDAPQEEA, encoded by the coding sequence ATGGAACATGGGATGACAGAACAGCTGAATGTACAGCAGATGGCAGAAAAGCTGCTTGCTGCGGATAACATCTTGATTCTGTGCCACAAAAACCCGGATGGTGATACGGTCGGCTGCGGCAGCGCGCTCTACTATGCGCTGCTTGCACTGGAAAAACACGCAGCCGTGCTCTGCGCCGACCCCATCCCCGGCCGGTACGCATTTACCAACCCCCGCCTGTTCAAGGGCGAATTTGAGCCGCAGATCGTGGTGGCTGTGGATGTTGCCAGCGTCCAGCTGTTTGGCGAGGGCAACGGCGTTCCCCAGTACACGCGCCATGTGGACCTGTGCATCGACCACCATGCAGGCAACAGCGGCTACGCCGAGTTCACGCTGCTGGACGGAAGCGCCGCCGCTGCGGCAGAGCTGCTGTATGAGGTGATCTGTGCCATGCATGTGGAGATCACCCCCCACATTGCCGATTGCCTGTATACCGGCCTGTCCACGGATACCGGCTGCTTCAAGTTCTCTTCCACCAAGGCCAGCACCCACATCACTGCTGCCAAGCTGATGGAGGTCGGTGCCCATGTGGAGGAGCTGAACACCCTGCTGTTTGACACCAAGTCCCGGGAGCGGATGGAAGCCGAGCGGATCGCCCGCAACCATCTGGAATATCATCTGGATGGCCGCTGCGCCCTCATTTACCTGACCCGGGATGAGATCGAGCAGAGCAGGGTAGACCCTGCGGATCTGGAAGAGCTGACCAGCCTGCCCATCAGCATTGAGGGCGTGAAGGTCGGCCTGACCCTGCGCCAGCAGCCCGGCGGCAGCTACCGCATCAGCGTGCGCACCGCCAAGGGCGTGGATGCCTGTGCCATTGCCCGCCGTCTGGGCGGCGGCGGCCACACCCGTGCGGCGGGCTGTGAGCTGCTGGGCAACCTTGACAACGCCAAGAGCGCGATCCTCTCTGAGGTGGAAGCTGTTCTTGATGCACCGCAGGAGGAAGCATGA
- the truB gene encoding tRNA pseudouridine(55) synthase TruB: MQGILIVDKPTDWTSFDVIAKLRGILGTRKLGHSGTLDPMATGVLPVFCGGASKAVDLQLDHTKAYRAVLRLGQRTDTGDVTGTVLETTPVTAGEQELLAVLPQFLGPRMQTPPMYSAVKINGQPLYKLAREGKTVERKARPIEILDIRYEGSPAENEYALTVKCSKGTYIRVLLEEIAEAMGQKGTMSALRRVAAGVYSEADAHTLEEIQAAKDAGPEALQALMLPVESVFASLPLLVADERVEQHLYNGCPTSRYPAADGRYRVRNAGGQFLGLANVVNGVLKVEKLFVERN, encoded by the coding sequence ATGCAGGGGATCCTCATTGTTGATAAGCCCACCGATTGGACCAGCTTTGATGTCATTGCCAAGCTGCGGGGCATTCTGGGTACCCGGAAACTGGGCCACAGCGGTACGCTGGACCCCATGGCGACCGGTGTTCTGCCGGTGTTCTGCGGCGGGGCCAGCAAGGCAGTTGATCTGCAGCTGGACCACACCAAGGCCTACCGCGCTGTCCTCAGACTGGGCCAGCGCACCGATACCGGGGATGTGACCGGCACTGTGCTGGAGACCACCCCGGTAACGGCAGGGGAGCAGGAGCTGCTGGCCGTTCTGCCGCAGTTCCTCGGCCCCCGGATGCAGACCCCGCCCATGTACTCGGCAGTCAAGATCAACGGTCAGCCGCTCTATAAGCTGGCCCGCGAGGGCAAAACTGTGGAGCGCAAGGCCCGGCCGATCGAGATTTTGGACATCCGGTACGAGGGCAGCCCTGCGGAAAACGAGTATGCCCTGACCGTAAAGTGCTCCAAAGGCACCTATATCCGGGTGCTGCTGGAGGAGATCGCCGAAGCCATGGGCCAGAAGGGCACCATGAGCGCCCTGCGCCGCGTGGCCGCCGGGGTATATTCCGAAGCCGATGCCCACACGCTGGAAGAGATCCAGGCGGCAAAGGACGCGGGGCCGGAGGCCCTGCAGGCTCTGATGCTGCCGGTGGAAAGCGTGTTCGCCAGCCTGCCGCTGCTGGTGGCGGACGAGCGGGTGGAGCAGCACCTCTACAACGGGTGCCCCACCAGCCGCTATCCCGCTGCCGACGGCCGCTACCGCGTGCGGAACGCCGGAGGGCAGTTTCTGGGTCTTGCCAATGTGGTGAACGGTGTGCTCAAGGTGGAAAAGCTGTTCGTGGAAAGGAACTGA
- the ribF gene encoding riboflavin biosynthesis protein RibF — translation MQIVSSLSPLALEHEGGTAVAMGYFDGIHIGHRAVIEGAVEWAKAHGAAPAVFTFKLPADSKMKGRRLLSTEDKHALIASLGVECYLCPEFEEIRAMTPEQFVYGIVQDCHARALFCGENFTFGAKAAGTPELLKELCAPLGVEVVVVPMAQFEEKPVSSTRIRTALEGGDVPAANAMLGMPYAIRFAVQHGAGLGRTLGVPTINQIYPAGFQMPRYGIYITRTRIGDTWYPSATGLGTRPTVNSDETKVTCETFIPDFSGDLYGTDPVVEFYAYLSPSKKFDTLDELKACIDHAARRAKAYFAKA, via the coding sequence ATGCAAATCGTTTCATCTCTGTCGCCGCTGGCGCTGGAACATGAGGGCGGCACTGCTGTTGCCATGGGCTACTTCGACGGTATCCACATCGGCCACCGTGCCGTCATTGAGGGAGCAGTGGAGTGGGCAAAGGCCCACGGCGCTGCCCCGGCGGTGTTCACCTTCAAGCTGCCCGCTGACAGCAAAATGAAGGGCCGCCGTCTGCTCTCCACCGAGGATAAGCATGCCCTGATCGCAAGCCTGGGAGTGGAGTGTTACCTCTGCCCCGAGTTTGAGGAGATCCGCGCCATGACCCCGGAGCAGTTCGTGTACGGCATCGTGCAGGACTGCCACGCCAGGGCGTTGTTCTGCGGCGAAAACTTTACCTTTGGTGCCAAGGCCGCCGGGACCCCCGAGCTGCTGAAGGAGCTCTGCGCCCCGCTGGGGGTGGAGGTCGTGGTGGTGCCCATGGCACAGTTTGAGGAAAAGCCGGTGTCCTCCACCCGCATCCGCACGGCACTGGAGGGCGGCGATGTGCCTGCCGCCAACGCCATGCTGGGGATGCCCTATGCCATCCGCTTCGCGGTGCAGCACGGGGCAGGTCTGGGCCGCACGCTGGGTGTGCCCACCATCAACCAGATCTACCCGGCGGGTTTCCAGATGCCCCGCTACGGCATCTATATCACCCGCACCCGGATCGGTGATACCTGGTATCCCTCGGCCACCGGCCTGGGGACCCGGCCCACTGTCAATTCGGACGAGACCAAGGTGACCTGCGAGACCTTTATCCCGGATTTTTCCGGTGACCTCTATGGTACCGACCCGGTGGTGGAGTTCTACGCCTACCTGAGTCCCAGCAAAAAGTTTGATACCCTGGACGAGCTGAAGGCCTGCATCGACCATGCAGCCCGGCGCGCCAAGGCCTATTTTGCAAAAGCATAG
- the rpsO gene encoding 30S ribosomal protein S15 has protein sequence MNKQEVMAKVALTEKDTGSPEVQVALLTAHINELNEHLKKNPNDHHSRRGLMKMVGRRRNLLAYLQKKDIERYRALIATLGLRK, from the coding sequence ATGAACAAGCAGGAAGTTATGGCCAAAGTCGCTCTGACCGAGAAGGACACTGGCTCCCCCGAGGTTCAGGTCGCTCTGCTGACCGCTCACATCAACGAGCTGAACGAGCACCTGAAGAAGAACCCTAACGATCACCACAGCCGCCGTGGTCTGATGAAGATGGTTGGCCGCCGCCGCAATCTGCTGGCCTACCTCCAGAAGAAGGACATCGAGCGTTACCGTGCTCTGATCGCAACCCTGGGTCTGCGTAAGTAA
- a CDS encoding polyribonucleotide nucleotidyltransferase — MAIEFGSRKETFENFKVYETTLAGRPFKVEMGKMCGLSNASALIRYGETCVLCNVVMSPKPREGVDFFPLNVEYEEKLYAAGRIPGSFMRREGRPGERAILTSRVVDRPMRPLFPKEMRNDVCITMTVMSLDPDCSPEIAGMIGASLVTAVSEIPWNGPIGGVQVGLVDGEIVLNPTQEQRKVSDLALTVAATMDKIVMIEAGANEVDEDTMLNAIKAAHVEIKKIITFINGIVAERGKPKIDFQVVGLDMDVFHAIQNKYLDDFKAAMDTDDKNVRDAALLPIMDKIAEEYPDLSDADLDLVSYKMQKYVVRRWLLDEGKRVDGRGINEIRPLAAEVGILPRVHGSGMFTRGQTQVLTTCTLGGTKDNQLMDDLTDEQTKRYIHHYNFPPYSVGEARAPRSPGRREIGHGALAERALVPVLPSLEEFPYTIRCVSEVLSSNGSTSQASICGSTLALMDAGVPIKAPVAGISCGLITEGDRWMTMLDIQGVEDFHGDMDFKVGGTRKGITAIQMDIKIDGLTYDIIAEAFEKCRKGRLYILDEIIKPVIAQPREELSRWAPKMFSMMIPTDKIKDVIGKGGKVIQDICATCNCKIDVQEDGHVFVSAVDQEDAKRAIFTIKTIVEDPEIGAIYKGKVTRLMNFGAFVEIAPGKEGLVHISKLDTKRVERVEDVVAVGDAIVVKVTDIDQQGRINLSRRDAILALEAKRAAQEQQ, encoded by the coding sequence ATGGCAATTGAATTTGGTTCCCGCAAAGAGACCTTTGAAAACTTCAAGGTCTACGAGACCACGCTGGCTGGCCGTCCGTTCAAGGTCGAGATGGGCAAGATGTGCGGCCTGTCCAACGCAAGCGCCCTGATCCGCTACGGCGAGACCTGCGTGCTGTGCAACGTTGTGATGAGCCCCAAGCCCCGCGAAGGTGTGGATTTCTTCCCCCTGAACGTGGAGTATGAGGAAAAGCTCTACGCCGCAGGCCGCATCCCCGGCAGCTTTATGCGCCGTGAAGGCCGCCCCGGTGAGCGCGCCATCCTGACCAGCCGCGTGGTGGACCGCCCCATGCGCCCGCTGTTCCCCAAGGAGATGCGCAATGATGTCTGCATCACCATGACCGTGATGAGCCTGGACCCCGATTGCAGCCCTGAAATCGCTGGCATGATCGGTGCGTCTCTGGTCACCGCTGTGTCTGAAATCCCCTGGAACGGCCCCATCGGCGGTGTTCAGGTGGGCCTGGTGGACGGCGAGATCGTCCTGAACCCCACCCAGGAGCAGCGCAAGGTGAGCGACCTGGCCCTGACCGTTGCCGCCACCATGGACAAGATCGTGATGATCGAGGCCGGTGCCAACGAGGTGGACGAGGACACCATGCTCAATGCCATCAAGGCCGCCCACGTTGAGATCAAGAAGATCATCACCTTTATCAACGGCATCGTTGCTGAGCGCGGCAAGCCGAAGATCGACTTCCAGGTGGTGGGTCTGGATATGGACGTGTTCCACGCCATCCAGAACAAGTATCTGGACGACTTCAAGGCCGCCATGGATACCGATGACAAGAATGTGCGGGATGCAGCTCTGCTGCCCATCATGGACAAGATTGCTGAGGAGTACCCCGACCTGTCTGATGCAGATCTCGACCTTGTCAGCTACAAGATGCAGAAGTACGTTGTCCGCCGCTGGCTGCTGGATGAGGGCAAGCGCGTGGATGGCCGCGGCATCAACGAGATCCGCCCGCTGGCTGCCGAAGTGGGCATCCTGCCCCGGGTCCACGGCTCCGGTATGTTCACCCGCGGCCAGACCCAGGTGCTGACCACCTGCACCCTGGGCGGCACCAAGGACAACCAGCTGATGGACGATCTGACCGACGAGCAGACCAAGCGTTACATCCATCACTATAACTTCCCGCCGTATTCTGTCGGCGAAGCCCGCGCACCCCGCAGCCCCGGCCGCCGCGAGATCGGCCACGGCGCACTGGCAGAGCGCGCTCTGGTTCCCGTGCTGCCCTCTCTGGAGGAATTCCCCTACACCATCCGCTGTGTCTCTGAGGTTCTGAGCTCCAACGGCTCCACCTCTCAGGCTTCCATCTGCGGTTCCACGCTGGCTCTGATGGATGCCGGTGTGCCCATCAAGGCACCTGTTGCCGGCATCTCCTGCGGCCTGATTACCGAGGGCGACCGCTGGATGACCATGCTGGACATTCAGGGCGTGGAGGACTTCCACGGCGATATGGACTTCAAGGTGGGCGGCACCCGCAAGGGCATCACTGCCATCCAGATGGACATCAAGATCGACGGCCTGACTTACGATATCATTGCCGAGGCCTTTGAGAAGTGCCGCAAGGGCCGCCTGTACATCCTGGACGAGATCATCAAGCCCGTGATCGCACAGCCCCGTGAGGAGCTGAGCCGCTGGGCTCCCAAGATGTTCAGCATGATGATCCCCACCGACAAGATCAAGGACGTGATCGGTAAGGGCGGCAAGGTCATCCAGGACATCTGTGCCACCTGCAACTGCAAGATCGATGTGCAGGAGGACGGCCATGTGTTCGTCTCCGCCGTGGATCAGGAGGACGCAAAGCGCGCCATCTTCACCATCAAGACCATTGTGGAGGATCCCGAGATCGGTGCCATCTACAAGGGCAAGGTCACCCGCCTGATGAACTTTGGTGCCTTTGTGGAGATCGCACCGGGCAAGGAAGGTCTGGTGCACATCTCCAAGCTGGACACCAAGCGTGTGGAGCGCGTGGAGGATGTGGTCGCCGTGGGCGATGCCATCGTGGTCAAGGTCACGGACATCGACCAGCAGGGCCGCATCAACCTGAGCCGCCGCGATGCCATTCTGGCGCTGGAAGCCAAGCGCGCCGCGCAGGAGCAGCAGTAA
- a CDS encoding GntR family transcriptional regulator, protein MSEQFDASRPIYAQLVERLKARILAGTYPPGGHLDSVRDLAAAAGVNPNTMQRALAQLESEGLVRTERTSGRYVTEDTNLIEQLRAAAAHDIAADFLEKMRSIGYTPEKAAALLEHWDTEEVEPHE, encoded by the coding sequence ATGAGTGAACAGTTTGATGCCAGCCGCCCGATCTATGCCCAGCTGGTGGAACGGCTCAAAGCCAGAATTCTGGCGGGCACCTACCCGCCGGGGGGCCATCTGGATTCGGTGCGGGATCTGGCCGCAGCTGCCGGGGTCAACCCCAACACGATGCAGAGGGCTCTGGCCCAGCTGGAAAGTGAGGGCCTTGTGCGCACCGAGCGCACAAGCGGACGCTACGTCACGGAGGATACGAATTTGATCGAACAACTGCGGGCTGCCGCCGCCCATGACATCGCGGCAGATTTTCTGGAGAAGATGCGCAGCATCGGCTACACGCCGGAAAAGGCGGCAGCCCTGTTGGAGCACTGGGATACAGAGGAGGTAGAACCCCATGAGTAA
- a CDS encoding ABC transporter ATP-binding protein, translating to MSKVLTCEKLTKVYGKEKTALDGIDLELDFGRIVGLLGPNGSGKTTLLKLANGLLQPTEGRIRIAGMAPGPETKELVSYLPDADWLPDWMRVEELVEMFRDFYGTPSQAKAYIGFDADKANEMLARLNIAPNARLKTLSKGNKEKVQLVLAMSRHARLYLLDEPIGGVDPAARDYILNTIISNYSKDATVVISTHLIEDIEPVLDEAVFLKDGKIFAHRAVDDIRETEGKSVDAYFREVFKC from the coding sequence ATGAGTAAGGTGCTGACCTGTGAAAAATTGACAAAAGTATACGGAAAGGAAAAGACCGCGCTGGACGGCATCGATCTGGAGCTGGATTTTGGCCGCATCGTAGGGCTGCTGGGCCCCAACGGCAGCGGCAAGACCACCCTGCTCAAGCTGGCCAATGGTCTGCTGCAGCCCACGGAAGGCCGCATCCGGATCGCGGGCATGGCCCCCGGCCCGGAGACCAAGGAGCTGGTCTCCTACCTGCCGGACGCCGACTGGCTGCCCGACTGGATGCGGGTGGAGGAGCTGGTGGAGATGTTCCGGGATTTTTACGGCACGCCCAGTCAGGCCAAGGCTTACATCGGCTTTGACGCCGACAAGGCCAATGAGATGCTGGCCCGGCTGAACATCGCCCCCAATGCCCGGCTCAAGACCCTTTCCAAGGGCAACAAGGAGAAGGTTCAGCTGGTGCTGGCCATGAGCCGCCACGCCCGTCTCTACCTGCTGGATGAGCCCATCGGCGGCGTGGACCCTGCGGCCCGGGACTACATCCTGAACACCATCATTTCCAACTACAGCAAGGACGCGACCGTTGTCATTTCTACCCACCTCATCGAGGACATTGAGCCGGTGCTGGACGAGGCCGTGTTCCTGAAGGACGGCAAAATCTTTGCTCACCGCGCTGTGGATGATATCCGCGAGACCGAGGGCAAGAGCGTCGATGCATATTTCCGGGAGGTATTCAAATGCTGA
- the asnB gene encoding asparagine synthase B, with protein sequence MGYTGHDLSAAKFKEYLLRTVMRGPDDQRVVEGPFGLMGFGRLAIMGLTPEGMQPFYRGADCVVCNGELYGFRFEKEILKRRGYKFASDCDCEILLPLYYEYGLDMFRHMDSEFALILYDSRKDRLIAARDPIGIRPLFYGYSKSSHQIAFASEMQNLIGWCDDIRPFPIGSYYCDGRFVRYEDIADVPAPMEDDMETTLRNIREKLIAGVEKRLDADAPVGFLLSGGLDSSLVCSIAAKKLGKPIRTFAIGMDTDAIDLKYARQTADYLGSEHHEIIINRDMVIQSLEEVIRLLGTWDITTIRASMGMYLLCKAIHEQTDVRVLLTGEISDELFGYKYTDYAPTADAFQQESQKRIRELYMYDVLRADRCISANSIEARVPFGDLDFVRYVMAIDPEKKLNSYGKGKYLLRKAFEGDWLPPEILWREKAAFSDAVGHSMVDDIKEYAESLYTDEEFQLRRANYSAHCMPFTKESLFYREIFEKYYHDQSRTIVGFWMPNKAWPGCNVNDPSARVLANYGASGV encoded by the coding sequence ATGGGTTACACGGGGCACGACCTGAGTGCCGCCAAATTCAAGGAGTATCTGCTGCGCACCGTGATGCGCGGGCCGGACGACCAGCGTGTGGTGGAAGGGCCTTTTGGTCTGATGGGCTTTGGCCGCCTTGCCATCATGGGCCTGACCCCGGAGGGGATGCAGCCCTTCTACCGCGGTGCCGACTGTGTGGTCTGCAACGGTGAGCTCTACGGCTTCCGCTTTGAGAAGGAGATCCTGAAGCGCCGGGGCTACAAGTTTGCCTCCGACTGCGACTGCGAGATCCTGCTGCCGCTGTATTACGAGTACGGTCTGGATATGTTCCGCCACATGGACTCCGAGTTCGCGCTTATTCTGTATGATTCCCGCAAGGACCGGCTGATCGCAGCCCGTGACCCCATCGGCATCCGCCCGCTGTTCTACGGCTATTCCAAGTCCAGCCACCAGATCGCCTTTGCCTCCGAGATGCAGAACCTGATCGGCTGGTGCGACGACATCCGCCCCTTCCCCATCGGCAGCTACTACTGCGATGGCCGCTTTGTCCGCTATGAGGACATTGCCGACGTGCCCGCCCCCATGGAGGATGACATGGAGACCACCCTGCGGAACATCCGCGAAAAGCTGATCGCAGGCGTGGAAAAGCGTCTGGATGCCGATGCCCCTGTGGGCTTCCTGCTCTCGGGCGGTCTGGATTCCTCGCTGGTCTGCTCCATTGCAGCCAAGAAGCTGGGCAAGCCCATCCGCACCTTTGCCATCGGCATGGACACCGATGCCATCGACCTGAAATATGCCCGCCAAACCGCCGATTATCTGGGCAGCGAACACCATGAGATCATCATCAACCGGGACATGGTCATCCAGAGCCTGGAGGAGGTCATCCGACTGCTGGGCACCTGGGATATCACCACCATCCGCGCCAGCATGGGCATGTACCTGCTCTGCAAGGCCATCCACGAGCAGACCGATGTGCGCGTGCTGCTGACCGGCGAGATCTCCGATGAGCTGTTCGGTTACAAGTACACCGACTACGCCCCCACCGCCGATGCCTTCCAGCAGGAGAGCCAGAAGCGCATCCGGGAGCTGTACATGTACGATGTCCTCCGGGCCGACCGCTGCATCTCCGCCAACAGCATCGAGGCCCGCGTGCCCTTTGGCGATCTGGATTTTGTGCGCTACGTCATGGCCATTGACCCCGAAAAGAAGCTGAACAGCTACGGCAAGGGCAAGTACCTGCTGCGCAAGGCCTTTGAGGGCGACTGGCTGCCCCCGGAGATCCTCTGGCGCGAAAAGGCCGCCTTCTCCGATGCCGTGGGCCACAGCATGGTGGACGACATCAAGGAGTACGCCGAGAGCCTGTACACCGATGAGGAGTTCCAGCTCCGCCGGGCAAACTACTCGGCCCACTGTATGCCCTTTACCAAGGAGAGCCTGTTCTACCGTGAAATCTTCGAGAAATACTACCACGACCAGAGCCGCACCATCGTGGGCTTCTGGATGCCGAACAAGGCATGGCCCGGCTGCAACGTCAACGATCCTTCTGCCCGTGTGCTGGCAAACTACGGCGCTTCCGGCGTGTAA
- a CDS encoding Fur family transcriptional regulator has protein sequence MAGRGGYNTKTRQLILDYLINNRQHAVSASNILEHLEAEGASPNPTTVYRYLDKLAGEQRIMKYVADKGEKAVFQYVDEGRHCREHLHLKCVQCGRIYHLDCHFMDEVRAHLMAEHGFTLQCEGSVLYGLCRSCAQNSPHPGQTAQKCEHCVDTDKEP, from the coding sequence ATGGCAGGTCGCGGGGGGTACAACACCAAAACCCGGCAATTGATCCTGGATTATCTCATCAACAACCGCCAGCACGCGGTCAGTGCATCCAACATTCTGGAACATCTGGAGGCAGAGGGGGCCAGCCCCAATCCCACCACGGTGTACCGGTATCTGGACAAACTGGCAGGCGAGCAGCGCATTATGAAATATGTGGCCGATAAGGGCGAAAAGGCCGTGTTCCAGTATGTGGACGAGGGCCGCCACTGCCGCGAGCACCTGCACCTGAAGTGCGTGCAGTGCGGGCGCATCTATCACCTGGACTGCCACTTTATGGATGAGGTGCGTGCCCATCTGATGGCGGAGCACGGCTTCACCCTGCAGTGCGAGGGCAGCGTTTTGTACGGATTGTGCCGCAGCTGCGCACAAAACAGCCCCCATCCGGGGCAGACCGCACAAAAATGCGAACACTGTGTTGACACGGACAAAGAGCCGTGA
- a CDS encoding GntR family transcriptional regulator: MKEMDSQSKLSLKLQAYQYLKTKILNCEYRPNEFLNEQKLCAEMGNISRTPMRDALGRLEQEGLITILPKKGLMVSGITEEDVHSMFEMRLLVEPYALRTYGNLIPREQLEAYTELMHHPERIDDFCKSDDDFHELLMSSLPNKYLRSGYDRITGLNTRFRIMTGKVSMINQDQTCEEHLEILNAALSDNWNTAADALQHHLELARDKAEGVIKVIRLW, encoded by the coding sequence ATGAAAGAGATGGATTCCCAGTCAAAGCTCAGCCTGAAGCTGCAGGCTTACCAGTACCTGAAAACGAAGATTCTGAACTGTGAGTACCGCCCCAACGAATTTCTGAACGAGCAGAAGCTCTGCGCCGAGATGGGCAACATCAGCCGCACCCCCATGCGTGACGCGCTGGGCCGCCTGGAGCAGGAGGGGCTGATCACCATCCTGCCCAAAAAGGGGCTGATGGTCTCCGGCATTACCGAAGAGGACGTGCACAGCATGTTCGAGATGCGCCTGCTGGTGGAGCCTTACGCCCTGCGCACCTACGGCAACCTGATCCCCCGGGAGCAGCTGGAGGCCTACACTGAGCTGATGCACCACCCCGAGCGGATCGACGACTTCTGCAAATCCGACGATGATTTCCATGAGCTGCTGATGAGCAGCCTGCCCAACAAATATCTGCGCTCTGGCTATGACCGCATCACCGGCCTGAACACCCGTTTCCGCATTATGACCGGCAAGGTGAGCATGATCAATCAGGATCAGACCTGTGAGGAGCATCTGGAAATTCTGAATGCCGCCCTGAGCGACAACTGGAACACCGCCGCCGATGCGCTGCAGCATCACCTTGAGCTGGCCCGCGATAAGGCCGAGGGAGTCATCAAGGTCATCCGGCTGTGGTAA
- the fucO gene encoding lactaldehyde reductase: protein MADRIVLNTISYHGHGAIENIVPELTARGYKKAFVCSDPDLIKFGVTKKVTDLLDAANFAYAVYSEIKPNPTIANVQDGVAAFKAAEADCIVTIGGGSSMDTAKAIGIIINNPEFADVRSLEGVAPTKKHAVFTIAVPTTAGTAAEVTINYVITDVEKKRKFVCVDTNDIPEIAVVDPDMMSSMPKGLTAATGMDALTHAIEGYITKGHCTISDMFHLEAIKLISENLRGAVQNTPEGREGMALGQYIAGMGFSNVGLGIVHSMAHGLSALYDTPHGVACAILLPVGLEYNKTVAGERYRAVGKAMGVKGIDEMNDAEAADATIAAVKQLSADVGIPANLQGILKEEDIHFLAESAFADACRPGNPRDTSVEEIEALYKSQL, encoded by the coding sequence ATGGCTGACCGCATTGTTCTGAACACCATTTCCTACCATGGCCACGGTGCCATTGAGAACATCGTTCCCGAGCTGACTGCCCGCGGCTACAAGAAGGCTTTTGTCTGCTCTGACCCCGACCTGATCAAGTTTGGCGTGACCAAGAAAGTCACCGACCTGCTGGATGCTGCAAACTTCGCCTACGCTGTTTACAGTGAGATCAAGCCCAACCCCACCATCGCCAACGTGCAGGACGGCGTGGCAGCCTTCAAGGCTGCTGAGGCAGACTGCATCGTGACCATCGGCGGCGGCTCCTCCATGGATACCGCAAAGGCCATCGGCATCATCATCAACAACCCCGAGTTCGCGGATGTGCGCTCTCTGGAAGGTGTGGCTCCCACCAAGAAGCACGCTGTGTTCACCATTGCCGTGCCCACCACCGCCGGTACTGCGGCTGAGGTCACCATCAACTACGTCATCACCGATGTGGAGAAGAAGCGCAAGTTCGTCTGCGTGGACACCAACGATATCCCCGAGATCGCTGTGGTCGATCCCGATATGATGTCCTCCATGCCCAAGGGCCTGACCGCCGCTACCGGTATGGATGCTCTGACCCACGCCATCGAGGGCTATATCACCAAGGGCCACTGCACCATCTCCGATATGTTCCATCTGGAGGCCATCAAGCTCATCAGCGAGAACCTGCGCGGTGCCGTGCAGAACACCCCGGAGGGCCGCGAGGGCATGGCTCTGGGCCAGTACATCGCCGGTATGGGCTTCTCCAATGTGGGTCTGGGCATTGTCCACTCCATGGCACACGGCCTGTCCGCTCTGTATGATACCCCCCACGGCGTGGCCTGCGCCATCCTGCTGCCGGTGGGTCTGGAGTACAACAAGACCGTTGCCGGGGAGCGCTACCGCGCGGTCGGCAAGGCCATGGGCGTGAAGGGCATTGACGAGATGAACGATGCCGAGGCCGCCGATGCCACCATCGCCGCTGTGAAGCAGCTGAGCGCGGATGTGGGCATCCCCGCAAACCTGCAGGGCATCCTGAAGGAAGAGGACATCCACTTCCTGGCCGAGTCTGCTTTTGCAGATGCCTGCCGCCCCGGCAACCCCCGCGACACCAGCGTGGAGGAGATCGAGGCACTGTATAAGAGCCAGCTGTAA